One segment of Thermovenabulum gondwanense DNA contains the following:
- a CDS encoding amidohydrolase family protein: MLDIIIHDALVLTMTGKGAGAIEKGAVGIKGNKIVCVGESEGIIKEFRAERIINGKDKLVMPGLINCHIHSSMSLYRGVAQDTRAWLQKGIGPFMKHMTESEIIIGSLLSIIEGVKSGTTTFCDFDYPMSKIAENYKKAGVRARLATLINELPDNLDELTLGELYPFDPGKGEKRLSDNLKLLEEWHGKENGRITCVLGPQGPDMLSMELLEEIKNLSKKYGLMIHMHVAQGDREINQMEKRYKKRSIQFLDEMGFLNKNLIAVHLTEATEDEARYLAKKGVNMVYCLNSIGIIDGIVPPVFEFVKAGGTAGLGSDQAPGNNGNNMFNEMKFAAILNKVKFKDPTVFPAWKVLRMATIEAAKAIGLENEIGSLEPGKKADMIIINLDSPNLVPVMCKPIRNVVPNLVYSARGCEVDMVIVDGKVILEGGKLLTLNEGEIVKKAKESARLLAERAYNSVKNSGTDTLLMMEEGYL, encoded by the coding sequence ATGCTCGATATAATTATTCACGATGCCCTGGTTTTAACAATGACAGGCAAGGGAGCCGGAGCAATAGAAAAGGGTGCAGTAGGAATTAAGGGAAATAAAATAGTCTGTGTGGGAGAAAGCGAAGGTATTATTAAAGAATTCAGGGCTGAGAGGATAATTAATGGTAAGGATAAGCTTGTCATGCCCGGCCTTATTAACTGTCACATACATTCCTCTATGTCTCTTTACAGAGGAGTGGCACAGGATACGCGTGCCTGGCTTCAAAAGGGTATTGGACCTTTTATGAAGCATATGACCGAATCGGAAATTATAATTGGCTCTCTTTTAAGTATAATCGAGGGAGTAAAATCGGGAACCACTACTTTTTGCGATTTCGATTATCCCATGAGTAAAATTGCAGAAAATTACAAAAAAGCCGGGGTAAGGGCCAGACTCGCTACCTTAATTAACGAGCTTCCTGACAATCTTGATGAACTTACCCTGGGAGAGCTTTATCCTTTTGACCCCGGTAAGGGAGAAAAAAGGCTATCCGACAATTTAAAGCTGTTAGAAGAATGGCACGGGAAAGAAAACGGCAGGATAACCTGTGTGCTTGGACCGCAGGGCCCCGATATGTTAAGTATGGAATTGCTCGAAGAGATAAAAAATTTATCAAAAAAATACGGCCTCATGATTCACATGCACGTAGCTCAGGGGGACAGGGAAATAAATCAGATGGAGAAAAGGTATAAAAAGAGGTCCATACAATTTTTAGATGAAATGGGCTTTTTAAATAAAAACCTTATTGCCGTTCACCTTACGGAAGCAACGGAGGATGAGGCGAGGTATTTAGCAAAAAAAGGTGTAAATATGGTATACTGCCTTAACAGCATAGGTATAATTGACGGTATAGTGCCTCCGGTCTTTGAATTTGTAAAAGCAGGAGGTACCGCGGGGCTTGGAAGTGACCAGGCACCGGGGAACAACGGAAATAATATGTTTAATGAAATGAAATTTGCTGCCATTCTAAACAAAGTGAAATTTAAGGATCCAACCGTATTTCCAGCATGGAAGGTATTGAGAATGGCCACCATAGAAGCGGCAAAAGCAATAGGCCTGGAAAACGAAATTGGGAGTTTAGAGCCGGGGAAAAAGGCCGATATGATTATTATAAACCTTGATAGTCCAAATCTTGTGCCGGTTATGTGTAAACCAATAAGGAATGTGGTTCCCAACCTTGTTTATTCAGCAAGAGGCTGTGAAGTGGATATGGTTATTGTGGACGGAAAGGTGATTTTAGAAGGAGGAAAATTATTAACGCTAAATGAGGGTGAAATAGTCAAAAAAGCAAAAGAATCTGCCCGTTTGCTTGCCGAAAGGGCGTACAACAGCGTAAAAAATTCCGGTACCGACACATTACTGATGATGGAAGAGGGATATTTGTAA
- a CDS encoding sigma-54 interaction domain-containing protein translates to MMYKKLVILSTDKLVKEYLVNLFKMILNDSHIEIIGYSIDEGITVSEAEEVVLTSGNFMLPVAQKLFPNSKIIGAKRIITGYNLEKVIMLPRGQKVLVVNNPRVATQETIDSLINLGITHLEYIPYFKGANLDLKNIDTAISPGMMHLCPEKIENKIDIGPRTVSPTTFLDVLFALGLEQDYLDKFVQNYNNLLMETSKKLALMHEQSEMLRKNQEIILNEVDEGILLVDEKGNIIIANQTVCKIFNIGSDRLSKENYGSLEEKMKKIKIIGEDIKNKKTEIVSIENKDYIVSQIKTDNGKKDNIIYTFKELSKIQKLEETVRIKLFEKGYLAKYKWENIWTINKKMANIMENAKRFAKTDKSILLFGETGTGKELFAQAIHNESARSNGPFVAINFAALPENLIESELFGYEEGAFTGAKKGGRPGLFEQAHGGTIFLDEIGDSPLNVQIRLLRVLQEKEIMRVGGTKVIPVDVRIIAATNKNLLELIEKNKFREDLFFRLNVLSLEIPPLRERKEDIFYILNKYFLEFYGIKKDFTKEAKILLENYRFPGNVRELINIAEFISCSAMDKEIIDVEDLPDYIVNKKALSVMNENLNQIEFWKGLVNDEITEAILLFLKEKKGQTTGRNTILNYLKNRNYNITEGVIKKYLKILKSNQLIEIGRKKQGCWLTSKGENYINLKIFQKTPYNK, encoded by the coding sequence ATGATGTATAAAAAATTGGTGATATTATCAACGGATAAATTAGTAAAAGAATATTTAGTGAATTTGTTTAAAATGATTTTAAATGATTCTCATATTGAGATAATTGGATATTCCATAGACGAAGGGATTACCGTTTCAGAAGCCGAAGAGGTGGTTTTAACCTCAGGCAATTTTATGCTTCCTGTGGCTCAAAAACTTTTTCCTAATAGCAAGATAATTGGAGCAAAAAGAATTATAACGGGATATAACCTGGAAAAAGTTATAATGCTACCAAGGGGTCAAAAAGTGCTTGTAGTAAATAATCCAAGGGTTGCAACTCAGGAAACCATAGATTCTTTGATAAACCTTGGCATTACTCATTTAGAATATATACCCTATTTCAAAGGAGCCAATTTAGACTTAAAAAATATCGATACGGCTATATCACCTGGCATGATGCATCTTTGCCCTGAAAAAATTGAAAATAAAATTGATATTGGACCAAGAACGGTAAGCCCGACAACTTTTTTAGATGTTCTTTTTGCTCTGGGGCTGGAACAGGACTATTTAGACAAATTTGTACAAAATTATAATAACCTCTTAATGGAAACGTCTAAGAAATTAGCCTTAATGCATGAACAGTCGGAAATGCTTAGAAAAAATCAAGAAATTATATTGAATGAAGTAGACGAAGGTATACTCCTGGTCGATGAAAAAGGAAATATTATTATAGCTAATCAGACTGTGTGTAAAATTTTTAATATCGGCTCCGATAGGCTTTCAAAAGAGAATTACGGAAGCCTCGAAGAAAAGATGAAAAAGATAAAAATCATAGGGGAAGACATAAAAAATAAAAAGACAGAAATTGTGAGTATAGAAAATAAAGATTATATAGTTAGCCAGATCAAAACGGATAACGGGAAGAAAGATAACATAATATATACTTTTAAAGAGCTATCAAAAATACAAAAACTTGAAGAGACGGTCAGGATAAAGTTATTTGAAAAGGGCTATTTAGCAAAATATAAATGGGAGAATATTTGGACAATAAACAAAAAAATGGCAAATATAATGGAAAACGCAAAAAGATTTGCAAAAACGGACAAAAGTATTTTGTTATTCGGAGAAACGGGTACCGGTAAAGAGCTTTTTGCACAGGCTATTCACAATGAATCTGCCAGATCTAATGGCCCATTCGTAGCGATAAATTTTGCAGCACTTCCGGAAAATTTAATTGAAAGCGAGCTGTTTGGTTATGAAGAAGGTGCCTTTACGGGAGCTAAAAAAGGAGGAAGACCGGGTCTATTTGAACAAGCCCACGGGGGGACTATCTTTTTAGATGAAATAGGTGATTCACCTTTAAATGTGCAAATAAGACTACTGAGAGTTTTACAAGAAAAAGAGATTATGAGAGTAGGAGGAACGAAAGTAATACCAGTTGATGTAAGAATTATTGCAGCCACAAATAAAAATTTATTAGAGTTGATAGAAAAAAATAAATTCCGAGAAGATTTATTTTTCAGATTAAATGTACTATCTTTGGAAATCCCTCCTTTGAGGGAGAGAAAAGAAGATATTTTTTATATCCTTAATAAATACTTTTTAGAATTTTATGGAATAAAAAAAGATTTTACGAAAGAAGCCAAGATTTTGTTAGAAAACTATAGATTTCCTGGAAATGTTAGAGAATTAATAAACATTGCGGAATTTATCAGCTGCAGTGCTATGGATAAAGAAATTATAGACGTTGAGGATCTCCCGGATTATATAGTTAATAAAAAAGCATTATCTGTAATGAATGAAAATCTAAATCAAATAGAATTTTGGAAGGGATTAGTAAATGATGAAATTACTGAAGCAATTCTCTTATTTTTAAAAGAAAAAAAAGGACAAACTACGGGGCGGAACACTATCCTTAATTATCTGAAAAATAGAAATTATAATATTACCGAAGGCGTTATAAAGAAGTATTTAAAAATTTTAAAAAGTAACCAGCTAATTGAAATAGGTAGAAAAAAGCAGGGTTGTTGGCTTACCAGTAAAGGTGAAAATTATATCAATTTAAAAATTTTTCAAAAAACCCCATATAATAAATGA
- a CDS encoding aldehyde ferredoxin oxidoreductase family protein, with product MIYGYNKKLLRVNLTDEKFTVEGIDDSTILNFIGGRGFVAKYLYDEIKKGVNPLSEENKIIIAIGPLSGSFLPSSGKIEFGSKSPLTGGYGDSNMGGHIAAELKLAGYDAVIIEGKCESPKVLVIENEKIKLIDGTKYWGKGAITCEKMLKEDLGEEYQIATIGPAGENLVKFSCISHDFGRQAGRTGIAAVMGFKKLKAIAIRGNKTVPVKDPDKLLEKGKEMYNEIYRLPAFKTWTPYGTADITQWVNDNGAFPTKNFSMGYFEGASKLTGQKLRETIHVLDKGCFSCPIPCGKYSRVRYSGKEAYVEGPEYETIALIGGNCMIDDIEKVGYINFLMDEYGIDTISGGNVIAFALECFEKGVINKDDCDGKELKFGDMESVIYLIEKIVKREGIGDVLANGVRNASKTFGKGSENYAIHVKGLEVSGYEPRNAAGMLLAYMTCDIGAHHNRAWAITYDIAVGRYEVEGKAEKIIELQHIRPMIDSLNVCRFPWIELGFQLHHYKDVFKYITGIEYEWEDLLRVGEREYNLTRAFNFREIDDFGRKYDYPPARFYKEELKGEGPTAGQKISFETIEKLLDKYYELRGWDSNGRPTRKKLEELNLKYVADELGL from the coding sequence ATGATATACGGTTATAATAAAAAGTTACTTAGAGTTAATTTAACCGATGAAAAATTTACTGTAGAAGGAATAGACGATAGCACCATACTTAACTTCATAGGAGGAAGAGGTTTTGTTGCAAAGTACCTGTATGATGAAATAAAAAAAGGTGTCAACCCTCTCTCGGAAGAAAATAAAATAATTATTGCCATAGGGCCTCTATCCGGTAGTTTCTTACCTTCCAGCGGGAAAATTGAGTTTGGCTCCAAATCCCCACTGACCGGGGGATATGGAGACAGCAATATGGGTGGCCATATCGCAGCTGAGTTGAAACTTGCAGGTTATGATGCGGTGATTATTGAAGGAAAGTGCGAAAGCCCCAAGGTTCTAGTTATTGAAAATGAGAAAATTAAGTTAATTGATGGAACAAAATATTGGGGCAAAGGGGCAATTACATGCGAAAAAATGTTAAAGGAAGACTTGGGCGAAGAATATCAGATAGCAACTATTGGTCCTGCAGGTGAAAATTTAGTTAAGTTTTCTTGTATATCCCATGATTTCGGACGTCAGGCTGGAAGAACGGGAATTGCGGCGGTAATGGGCTTCAAAAAATTAAAGGCAATAGCCATTAGGGGTAACAAGACTGTGCCAGTAAAAGATCCGGACAAATTGTTGGAAAAAGGCAAGGAAATGTATAATGAGATTTACAGGCTTCCAGCTTTTAAAACCTGGACTCCATATGGAACTGCAGATATTACCCAGTGGGTAAACGATAACGGTGCATTCCCTACAAAAAATTTTAGTATGGGCTATTTTGAAGGAGCATCTAAATTAACAGGACAAAAACTAAGAGAAACGATACACGTATTGGATAAGGGTTGTTTTTCCTGTCCCATACCCTGCGGTAAATATTCCAGGGTTAGATACTCGGGTAAGGAAGCGTATGTAGAAGGACCTGAATACGAAACCATTGCATTGATCGGCGGAAATTGCATGATAGACGATATTGAAAAAGTAGGGTATATCAATTTTCTTATGGATGAATACGGAATTGACACAATTTCCGGTGGGAATGTAATAGCTTTTGCTCTTGAATGCTTTGAAAAAGGAGTTATTAATAAGGACGACTGCGACGGAAAAGAACTTAAATTCGGAGATATGGAATCTGTAATCTACCTAATAGAAAAGATCGTAAAAAGAGAGGGTATAGGGGATGTCCTTGCCAATGGCGTAAGGAATGCATCGAAGACCTTTGGAAAAGGATCTGAAAATTATGCTATTCATGTAAAAGGTTTAGAAGTAAGTGGTTATGAGCCACGCAATGCGGCGGGAATGCTTTTAGCTTATATGACATGCGATATAGGGGCTCACCATAACAGAGCCTGGGCTATAACTTATGATATTGCTGTGGGCAGGTACGAAGTAGAAGGCAAGGCAGAGAAGATTATTGAACTTCAACACATAAGACCGATGATAGATAGTTTAAACGTTTGCAGATTTCCGTGGATAGAACTGGGTTTTCAATTACATCATTACAAAGATGTATTCAAATATATAACAGGGATCGAATACGAATGGGAGGATTTATTAAGGGTTGGTGAAAGGGAATACAATTTAACAAGGGCTTTTAATTTCAGGGAAATAGATGACTTCGGAAGGAAATATGATTATCCTCCCGCGAGATTTTATAAAGAAGAGTTGAAAGGAGAAGGTCCGACAGCGGGACAAAAGATTTCCTTTGAGACAATAGAGAAACTCCTTGATAAATACTATGAACTTAGAGGGTGGGATAGCAACGGTCGGCCTACACGAAAAAAACTTGAAGAATTGAATCTAAAATATGTAGCAGATGAACTCGGTTTGTGA
- a CDS encoding alanine/glycine:cation symporter family protein, which translates to MEKFLEVLSGFLWGKPLIYTVLFVGLYLTIGSGFWQFRKIGYILKNTLGKIGKKSEGGEGMLTPFQAVSIALAGTIGVGNIAGVASAIAVGGPGAVFWMWVCALVGMMTKMVEVTLAVHYRDKNPDGSTYGGPTYYMEKGLGIERGFGFWKPLAVLFGVGIFSTFFITLQCYTVSEAINNTFKIPMILVGLIYILLTYMVILGGIKKVGEVTSYVVPFMAIFYIVGGLFIILSRLPAAISGLGLIFKSAFTGTAAVGGFAGATISKALQMGVARSIYSNEAGWGTAPMAHSTAKTDHPVRQGLWGAFEVFMDTIVVCSITALVIITTGMWSSGASGASLTLAAFEKGLGYFGKVVVTVGIFLFGWSTTTGWYTYYEIILRHLLKGKEKLHKTILTVYKYLYPIPGFLMVVFAVTTGLPPAIVWLLGDVTSALPTFINLIVVLILAPKFFELLRDFNAREFKESKAQTVKKLFFED; encoded by the coding sequence ATAGAAAAATTTTTAGAGGTGCTTTCCGGCTTTTTGTGGGGAAAACCCCTGATCTACACCGTTCTTTTTGTAGGATTGTATTTAACAATTGGCTCCGGCTTCTGGCAGTTTAGGAAAATCGGCTATATTTTGAAAAACACTCTGGGGAAAATAGGTAAAAAATCTGAAGGCGGCGAAGGAATGCTTACTCCCTTCCAGGCTGTAAGCATAGCCCTTGCCGGGACAATAGGCGTCGGCAACATTGCCGGGGTAGCCAGCGCTATTGCAGTTGGTGGGCCGGGAGCCGTCTTCTGGATGTGGGTATGTGCCCTTGTGGGAATGATGACAAAAATGGTGGAAGTAACACTTGCGGTGCATTACAGGGATAAAAATCCCGATGGCTCCACCTATGGCGGACCAACCTATTATATGGAAAAAGGTCTTGGCATAGAAAGAGGTTTTGGATTTTGGAAACCGTTAGCCGTATTATTTGGAGTGGGCATTTTTTCTACATTTTTTATTACTTTACAGTGTTATACCGTTTCCGAGGCAATAAATAATACCTTTAAGATTCCGATGATATTAGTTGGATTAATTTACATATTACTCACATATATGGTAATTTTAGGTGGTATAAAGAAGGTAGGAGAGGTAACCAGTTATGTAGTTCCTTTTATGGCAATATTTTATATAGTAGGCGGTTTATTTATAATTCTTAGCCGATTACCGGCTGCTATAAGCGGTTTAGGACTCATATTTAAGAGTGCTTTTACGGGTACCGCTGCAGTGGGTGGATTTGCAGGAGCAACTATTTCAAAAGCGCTGCAAATGGGTGTAGCAAGGTCAATTTACAGCAACGAAGCCGGATGGGGAACTGCTCCCATGGCTCATTCGACAGCAAAAACCGATCATCCGGTGAGACAGGGGCTCTGGGGGGCTTTTGAGGTTTTTATGGATACTATTGTCGTGTGTTCCATAACCGCACTGGTTATAATTACTACCGGTATGTGGTCTTCCGGAGCTTCCGGAGCTTCATTGACCCTTGCTGCTTTTGAAAAGGGATTGGGATATTTTGGTAAAGTGGTTGTTACCGTGGGGATTTTTCTCTTTGGATGGTCCACCACCACGGGCTGGTATACTTATTATGAAATCATATTAAGGCATTTACTTAAAGGAAAAGAAAAACTACATAAAACAATACTTACAGTTTACAAATACCTTTATCCCATTCCGGGATTTTTAATGGTGGTTTTTGCGGTTACCACGGGCCTTCCTCCCGCAATAGTATGGCTTTTAGGGGATGTCACCAGTGCTTTACCTACCTTTATTAACCTGATAGTTGTATTAATCCTTGCCCCTAAATTCTTTGAACTTTTACGGGATTTCAATGCAAGAGAGTTCAAGGAAAGCAAAGCTCAAACGGTAAAAAAATTATTTTTTGAGGATTAA
- a CDS encoding amidohydrolase, whose protein sequence is MDLILYNGKIITMDGILPQAEAVAIREGKIIKAGSNGEILSYRESNTEAIDLKGKLALPGFNDSHMHLLSFALSLEKADLNGCTGIQDLIQRVRDFIETKGIKKGEWVQGRGWNHELFYEKRMPTRQDLDNISREHPVILTRTCGHIAVANTYALKLAGIFENPPAVPGGSIDLDEKGIPTGVLRENAMELLYGKLPLYDKTKIKKLIVEAAEKFIKSGLTSVQSDDLESIKGDFKEILEAFFELEGENKLPIRVNEQVLLPTIEKLERFLSLGLRTGHGSEYFKIGPLKLLTDGSLGGRTAALTFPYEDDKDTKGIAIYTQDQLDELVEKAYLNGMQVACHAIGDRAMEMVFHSYEKALKKLPKYDPRFRIIHCQITTEELIEKFSKYKVIADIQPIFVSSDLSIVEKRIGRERAKWTYNWKTLIKKGVPVAGGSDCPVEPFNPLFGIYAAVTRKNLSGFPEEGWLPEQKLTVKEAVHIFTMGSAYCTFEENIKGSITSGKLADIAVLSEDIFEIAPDEIKDVEVEMTILNGKIVYCK, encoded by the coding sequence ATGGACTTAATTTTATACAACGGCAAAATAATCACTATGGATGGAATTTTGCCACAAGCTGAAGCTGTAGCTATTAGGGAAGGAAAAATAATAAAAGCAGGTAGTAACGGAGAAATTTTATCTTACAGGGAAAGCAATACCGAAGCGATAGATTTAAAGGGTAAGTTAGCACTTCCAGGATTTAACGACAGCCATATGCACCTTTTAAGTTTTGCGTTAAGCCTTGAAAAAGCTGATTTAAACGGATGCACTGGCATACAAGATTTAATTCAAAGGGTGAGGGATTTTATTGAAACAAAAGGAATTAAGAAGGGAGAATGGGTTCAAGGAAGGGGATGGAATCACGAGCTTTTTTATGAAAAAAGGATGCCCACGAGGCAGGATCTGGATAATATTTCCCGAGAACACCCCGTAATTTTGACAAGAACCTGCGGTCATATTGCGGTGGCAAATACTTATGCATTAAAGCTTGCAGGCATATTTGAAAATCCTCCCGCCGTACCGGGTGGAAGCATCGATCTGGATGAAAAGGGAATACCCACGGGAGTGCTTAGAGAAAATGCCATGGAACTTCTATACGGTAAATTGCCGCTTTACGATAAAACGAAAATAAAAAAATTGATAGTAGAAGCGGCAGAAAAGTTTATTAAATCGGGATTGACATCGGTGCAATCCGATGATTTAGAGTCAATAAAAGGTGATTTTAAAGAGATTTTAGAAGCATTTTTTGAATTGGAAGGGGAAAATAAACTTCCCATTAGAGTAAACGAACAGGTGCTGCTACCTACTATAGAAAAACTTGAGAGATTTCTTTCCCTCGGGTTGAGGACCGGACATGGCAGCGAGTATTTTAAAATTGGTCCTTTAAAACTTTTAACCGATGGTTCTCTCGGTGGAAGAACAGCTGCTTTGACCTTCCCTTATGAGGATGATAAAGATACAAAAGGGATAGCCATATACACCCAGGATCAGTTGGATGAGCTGGTGGAAAAAGCATATCTGAACGGAATGCAGGTGGCCTGTCACGCCATTGGAGACAGGGCGATGGAAATGGTCTTTCATTCCTATGAAAAAGCTCTGAAAAAACTACCCAAATACGACCCGCGTTTCAGGATTATCCACTGTCAGATTACGACTGAAGAGTTAATAGAAAAATTCAGTAAATATAAGGTAATTGCGGATATACAACCAATTTTTGTATCTTCTGATCTTTCCATTGTAGAAAAAAGAATCGGCAGGGAAAGGGCTAAGTGGACTTATAACTGGAAAACCCTTATAAAAAAAGGTGTTCCCGTTGCAGGTGGGTCGGACTGTCCTGTGGAGCCTTTTAATCCTCTTTTTGGTATATACGCTGCTGTTACAAGAAAGAATTTATCAGGATTCCCGGAAGAGGGCTGGCTGCCGGAACAAAAACTTACAGTAAAAGAGGCAGTTCATATTTTTACCATGGGCTCGGCATACTGCACTTTTGAAGAAAATATAAAGGGATCGATAACATCCGGTAAATTGGCGGATATCGCGGTGCTATCGGAAGATATTTTTGAAATTGCTCCCGATGAAATAAAAGATGTGGAAGTAGAAATGACCATACTGAATGGGAAGATAGTTTACTGCAAATAA
- a CDS encoding serine dehydratase subunit alpha family protein, whose translation MGCKELLNILKSELKLATGCTEPAGVAFATAKAVELLGEEVLKVKVTVSTNVFKNGMGVYVPGADNKGLEYAAALGAVVVKPELELGILEDVDGEYTKRALTLIKKGAVDITYLSGCPGVYIKVEAESLNHESTVIIKGNHTNIIYLEVDGKILKDEVNEDKRQEEKIKDWAIKDIIDTVNKFSEKELLFLKEVIKINADIAQKGLNEKWGLGIGFTLNEMYTRGILNKDMVNTAKAWTAGAIDARMAGVKMPVISCGGSGNQGLMASIPVIVASEYLKVDEISFLRALALSFLITLYIKSHIGRLSALCGCAVASCMGSGAGIAYLMNLGEKGIIEAMQNIMGSISGIICDGAKPGCSLKALIAVETAFQMVFLAKYNIMIEPFSGIVSGDVEETIKNLGRVAIPGMEETDLTILEIMLKNRSEIINI comes from the coding sequence TTGGGCTGTAAAGAGTTACTAAATATTTTAAAATCCGAATTAAAACTTGCTACCGGTTGCACGGAACCTGCAGGGGTGGCCTTTGCTACCGCAAAGGCAGTGGAATTGTTGGGAGAGGAGGTTTTAAAGGTAAAAGTTACTGTAAGCACCAATGTATTTAAAAATGGAATGGGAGTTTATGTACCGGGAGCGGATAATAAAGGCCTGGAATATGCCGCAGCCCTGGGAGCAGTGGTAGTCAAGCCGGAGTTAGAGTTAGGGATCCTTGAAGATGTAGATGGGGAATATACAAAGAGGGCATTAACACTAATAAAGAAGGGTGCTGTTGATATTACCTATTTATCCGGTTGTCCGGGAGTATATATAAAAGTTGAAGCGGAATCTTTGAACCATGAATCTACTGTAATTATTAAAGGAAATCATACAAATATAATTTATTTAGAGGTGGATGGGAAGATATTAAAAGATGAGGTTAATGAAGATAAAAGGCAAGAAGAAAAGATAAAGGACTGGGCTATTAAAGATATAATTGATACGGTTAATAAATTTTCCGAAAAGGAACTGTTATTTTTAAAAGAAGTAATAAAGATAAATGCTGATATAGCACAAAAGGGGTTAAATGAAAAGTGGGGCTTGGGAATTGGATTTACATTGAATGAAATGTATACGAGAGGAATATTAAATAAAGATATGGTTAATACAGCGAAAGCATGGACGGCGGGGGCAATAGATGCGAGAATGGCCGGTGTAAAAATGCCAGTTATAAGCTGTGGAGGAAGTGGGAATCAGGGGCTCATGGCTTCAATTCCGGTTATTGTAGCTTCGGAATATTTAAAAGTAGATGAAATAAGCTTTTTAAGAGCTTTAGCCTTGAGTTTTTTAATAACCTTATACATAAAAAGCCATATAGGTAGATTATCCGCCCTGTGTGGCTGTGCTGTGGCTTCATGTATGGGGTCGGGAGCGGGAATAGCTTATCTAATGAATCTTGGAGAAAAAGGAATTATTGAGGCTATGCAAAATATTATGGGAAGTATTTCGGGTATTATTTGCGATGGTGCCAAACCCGGATGTTCTTTGAAGGCTTTAATTGCAGTTGAAACTGCTTTTCAGATGGTTTTTTTAGCTAAATACAATATAATGATAGAGCCTTTTAGCGGAATTGTTTCAGGAGATGTAGAAGAAACAATAAAGAATTTAGGTAGGGTTGCGATACCCGGAATGGAAGAAACCGATCTTACGATACTTGAAATTATGCTTAAAAATAGATCTGAAATAATTAATATTTGA
- a CDS encoding 4Fe-4S binding protein yields the protein MKFKLNSEACSGCRVCQVICSLVHFKEVNHKKGALKIFGHFPEPGSFSINVCTQCGECAKVCPTNAITKEGEAYIINRTLCIKCGACKDVCPYNVIVFDEIGFPIKCDNCGECIKICPRAALMDEEGGIKNDIRL from the coding sequence ATGAAATTCAAACTAAATAGTGAGGCATGTTCAGGTTGCAGGGTATGTCAGGTTATTTGTTCCTTAGTTCATTTTAAAGAGGTTAATCATAAAAAAGGTGCATTAAAGATATTTGGGCATTTTCCCGAACCCGGAAGTTTTTCCATCAATGTATGCACTCAATGCGGAGAATGTGCAAAAGTATGTCCTACTAATGCAATTACCAAAGAAGGTGAGGCATATATTATAAACCGAACCCTCTGTATAAAATGCGGAGCATGCAAAGATGTTTGCCCCTACAATGTAATAGTTTTTGATGAGATAGGATTTCCGATTAAATGTGACAATTGTGGTGAGTGTATAAAAATTTGTCCCAGGGCAGCCCTGATGGATGAAGAGGGAGGGATTAAGAATGATATACGGTTATAA